The Planococcus donghaensis genome contains a region encoding:
- a CDS encoding methyltransferase family protein, with protein MTIMEWVFTAISVFWLCEFLIFRNRGVGQGDSLEKRTFVAIFGVLIGTIVMAYFLQELKPFQTLSFIGQVVGIIFLATGVFLRFWGILHLKSQFTRYVTVREGDQIVSSGPYRKLRHPLYTGLFLITLGMALFFGSLVATIIGGIAMVWALLRRINYEERLLVEKFGPDYEIWMKKRARLIPFVY; from the coding sequence ATGACGATAATGGAGTGGGTATTTACAGCAATAAGTGTCTTTTGGCTTTGTGAATTTTTGATTTTTCGTAATCGTGGAGTTGGTCAAGGAGATTCGTTGGAAAAACGTACTTTTGTTGCGATTTTTGGAGTATTAATCGGCACCATTGTAATGGCGTATTTTTTACAAGAACTCAAGCCGTTTCAAACACTTTCGTTTATAGGGCAAGTAGTGGGTATCATCTTTCTCGCGACAGGAGTGTTTTTGCGTTTTTGGGGAATTTTGCACTTGAAATCTCAATTCACACGTTACGTCACAGTTCGAGAGGGCGACCAAATTGTCAGTAGTGGGCCTTATAGAAAGCTACGCCATCCACTTTATACCGGCTTATTTTTGATCACGCTCGGCATGGCCCTGTTTTTTGGTAGCTTAGTTGCGACAATTATAGGGGGCATTGCAATGGTATGGGCTTTGCTTCGGCGCATCAATTACGAGGAGCGTTTACTGGTTGAAAAGTTTGGTCCCGATTATGAAATTTGGATGAAGAAACGTGCCAGACTTATCCCGTTCGTTTATTAA
- a CDS encoding organic hydroperoxide resistance protein translates to MKTLFETTMTNTGGRDGAVYSPDNIFYMDVAKPQALGGSATTATNPEQLFAAGYSACFNSALELVLEAGKVEIEKSEVTATVALIGDKANGGVKLAVKLVVDITGIDEELKQEYVEKAHKTCPYSKAIAGSVDVEITVL, encoded by the coding sequence ATGAAAACATTATTTGAAACAACAATGACCAATACAGGCGGAAGAGACGGAGCGGTGTATTCTCCGGACAATATTTTTTATATGGACGTAGCAAAACCTCAAGCGCTTGGTGGATCTGCTACAACTGCGACAAATCCAGAACAACTTTTTGCGGCTGGCTATAGCGCCTGCTTTAACAGCGCGTTGGAATTAGTACTTGAAGCTGGTAAAGTGGAGATAGAGAAAAGTGAAGTAACAGCAACTGTTGCGTTAATCGGAGACAAAGCAAATGGCGGCGTAAAACTAGCGGTCAAACTGGTAGTCGATATAACTGGCATTGATGAAGAACTAAAACAAGAATATGTAGAAAAAGCGCATAAAACCTGCCCGTATTCAAAAGCGATTGCAGGATCTGTAGATGTAGAAATAACTGTTCTATAA
- a CDS encoding universal stress protein has protein sequence MTLKYSNILVAVDGSKESELAFKKGLAAAVRNNATLHLAHIIDNRSFGSIEAYDRTIADRTKKTSQELLGKYKEEALAAGVENVNVIIEYGVPKIAIPKELAPKLNVDVIICGATGLNAAERFVMGSVSERIVRTAKCDVLIVRRDQADVLAEE, from the coding sequence ATGACGTTAAAATACTCTAATATTTTAGTAGCAGTCGACGGCTCGAAAGAATCAGAACTCGCTTTTAAAAAAGGTTTAGCTGCTGCCGTTCGAAACAATGCAACCTTACACCTTGCACATATTATTGATAACCGCTCATTTGGTTCTATTGAAGCTTACGACCGTACGATTGCAGATCGTACAAAAAAAACGTCTCAAGAGTTATTAGGCAAGTACAAAGAAGAAGCACTCGCTGCCGGCGTTGAAAACGTAAATGTCATTATTGAATACGGCGTACCCAAAATCGCCATTCCAAAAGAACTCGCCCCCAAGCTAAATGTGGATGTCATCATTTGTGGAGCTACCGGATTAAATGCGGCTGAACGATTCGTAATGGGCAGTGTCTCTGAACGAATTGTCCGTACTGCCAAATGCGATGTACTCATTGTTCGCAGAGATCAAGCTGACGTATTAGCAGAAGAATAG